One Primulina tabacum isolate GXHZ01 chromosome 10, ASM2559414v2, whole genome shotgun sequence DNA segment encodes these proteins:
- the LOC142506231 gene encoding uncharacterized protein LOC142506231, with product MRLVYVCEEEERDIGRHQALGRCPNCGGKVQAVEVEGTGRFCYLPVCFRIKRKYVCIFCSKRLVLYSHAIM from the coding sequence ATGAGGTTAGTCTACGTATGCGAAGAAGAGGAAAGGGACATAGGGAGACATCAAGCCCTTGGAAGATGTCCAAACTGCGGAGGAAAAGTGCAAGCAGTGGAGGTGGAAGGCACAGGGAGATTCTGCTATCTTCCTGTTTGTTTCAGGATCAAGAGGAAGTATGTGTGCATTTTCTGTTCTAAACGTTTGGTTTTGTATTCACATGCAATTATGTGA